In one Thermoanaerobacter uzonensis DSM 18761 genomic region, the following are encoded:
- a CDS encoding cation transporter produces the protein MGLFGTKGETIVINVKGMSCNHCKISVETALKKLNGVSKAVVDLDKGNER, from the coding sequence ATGGGCCTGTTTGGAACTAAAGGTGAGACTATCGTTATAAATGTTAAAGGAATGTCATGCAATCATTGCAAAATTTCTGTCGAAACTGCACTAAAGAAATTAAATGGGGTATCGAAAGCTGTTGTTGACCTTGACAAAGGTAATGAACGGTAA
- a CDS encoding DedA family protein — protein MDLIKNLIDIVLHLDKYLGSVIQTYGTWTYSILFFIIFFETGFVVTPFLPGDSLLFAAGTFAAIGSLNVFYVIILLASAAILGDTVNYHIGKFVGEKIYEREKLKLIKKEHLIEARNFYEKYGSITIVIGRFIPIIRTFVPFVAGIGEMRYFKFLFYNALGGTLWVLLFTLGGYYFGNLQIVRDHFGLVTIAIIVISLIPAIISFLKRRKR, from the coding sequence ATGGACCTTATAAAAAACTTAATTGATATTGTATTGCATCTTGATAAGTATTTAGGCAGTGTTATTCAAACTTATGGTACATGGACTTACAGCATTTTGTTTTTTATTATTTTCTTTGAGACAGGCTTTGTGGTGACGCCTTTTTTGCCTGGAGATTCTCTTCTTTTTGCTGCAGGGACATTTGCGGCAATTGGCAGTTTAAATGTATTTTATGTGATTATACTTTTAGCATCTGCTGCCATATTGGGAGATACGGTAAACTATCATATAGGGAAATTTGTTGGAGAAAAGATTTATGAAAGAGAAAAATTAAAATTGATAAAAAAAGAGCATCTGATAGAAGCTCGTAATTTTTATGAAAAGTATGGTTCTATTACTATTGTTATAGGAAGGTTTATACCAATTATTAGAACTTTTGTACCCTTTGTAGCAGGGATTGGAGAAATGAGGTATTTTAAGTTTTTGTTTTACAATGCATTAGGAGGAACGCTGTGGGTTTTACTTTTTACCTTAGGTGGGTACTATTTTGGGAATTTGCAAATAGTGAGAGACCATTTTGGATTGGTGACAATTGCGATAATTGTCATATCGTTAATACCCGCAATTATAAGCTTTTTAAAAAGGAGAAAACGTTGA